The Fragaria vesca subsp. vesca linkage group LG2, FraVesHawaii_1.0, whole genome shotgun sequence genome includes a window with the following:
- the LOC101294534 gene encoding uncharacterized protein LOC101294534: MVPKKSTGQWRMCVDYSNLNRACPNDSFPLPRIDQLVDSTSRFELLSFMDAYAGYNQIRMDPRDEEHTTFTTDRGLYCYKVMPFRLKNAGATYQRLMNIMFAEYLRKIMEVYVDDMLVKSLKAEEHIGHLEKVFEVIMRFVMRLNPQKCIFRVVKGKFLGHIISRRGIEANPEKIQAILDMERPKERNEVSSLAGKIFALARFVSRLTDKCAPFFRLLKDQRCKEIVWGPEQEEAFIQIKAYLTSAPVLSNPIPGEMLYLYIAASQSAVSSVLIRKESDVEHAVFYAGKGFTPAESRQIMQKPEISGRLVKWAIELGEFDIHYQPRVAIKGQAAADFISELTPLKVVGESSEPAPTKVVGVSSETSREDNGPGADKEMHSEKPPAQLWRLYVDGSVMRNKSGTGIILETPDEFKHKYALEFQFNASNNAAEYETLIGGLQLARGIGVERVEVFSDSQLVVNQVNGSFEAKEPQLHSYQTLSKAFMQRFKSASLSHIPRKANRHADALARLATEGPGKGRKKARIEVLRQPSVSKTISEIFMVEAGPGEPTWMDPIIEFMKAGVRLEDRRQARKLQSRCARYTLMNGKLYRIGYNLSNLRCVTEEEGEVIMGEIHERVCGNHSRSRSLAHKALHTGFFWPNMGAMADKMSARCRKCHLHANGIHSPSIALSILLSPWPFAQWGLGLIGILPTAPGQFKFGVQETIVTDNGTQFNNNHMIEFTKGMGTKMVFASVAHP, from the exons ATGGTTCCAAAAAAGTCAACAGGGCAGTGGAGGATGTGTGTAGACTACTCAAATCTCAACAGGGCATGCCCAAATGACAGCTTCCCGCTCCCACGAATAGACCAACTGGTGGATTCCACGTCTAGATTCGAATTGTTAAGCTTCATGGACGCCTATGCGGGCTATAACCAGATCCGGATGGATCCAAGAGATGAGGAGCATACAACTTTCACGACCGATAGGGGCCTTTATTGCTATAAGGTAATGCCTTTCAGACTGAAGAATGCGGGAGCGACTTACCAGCGACTGATGAATATCATGTTCGCCGAGTACCTCAGGAAAATAATGGAGGTATATGTCGATGACATGCTGGTCAAAAGTCTAAAGGCCGAGGAGCATATAGGGCATCTCGAGAAGGTCTTCGAGGTCATAATGAGATTCGTGATGAGATTGAACCCTCAGAAATGCATCTTCAGGGTTGTCAAAGGAAAATTCCTGGGACATATAATTAGCAGGAGGGGGATTGAAGCCAACCCGGAAAAGATCCAAGCCATATTGGACATGGAAAGGCCCAAGGAGAGGAACGAAGTGAGTTCATTGGCCGGGAAGATTTTTGCCCTTGCCAGATTTGTGTCACGGCTCACGGATAAGTGTGCCCCTTTCTTTCGGTTGCTGAAAGACCAACGGTGTAAGGAGATAGTATGGGGACCCGAGCAGGAGGAAGCATTCATACAGATAAAGGCATACCTCACGTCCGCGCCGGTTTTGTCAAACCCAATCCCAGGCGAGATGCTTTACCTGTATATCGCGGCTTCACAGTCAGCAGTTAGCTCGGTCTTGATAAGGAAAGAGTCTGATGTCGAGCACGCTGTATTTTACGCCGGGAAGGGGTTCACACCGGCCGAGAGCAG GCAAATTATGCAAAAGCCAGAAATCAGTGGGAGGCTGGTGAAATGGGCAATAGAGCTGGGGGAATTTGATATCCATTACCAGCCGAGAGTGGCAATCAAGGGCCAAGCAGCGGCTGACTTTATATCAGAGCTCACACCCTTGAAAGTTGTAGGAGAGTCCTCTGAGCCCGCTCCCACGAAAGTTGTGGGAGTGTCCTCTGAGACCAGCCGGGAGGACAATGGTCCCGGAGCGGATAAGGAGATGCACAGCGAGAAGCCACCGGCTCAACTCTGGAGACTTTATGTGGACGGCTCGGTGATGAGAAATAAAAGCGGGACGGGAATAATATTAGAGACTCCCGATGAATTCAAACATAAATACGCCCTAGAATTCCAATTCAATGCATCAAACAATGCGGCTGAGTACGAAACTTTAATCGGGGGATTGCAACTCGCCCGGGGCATCGGAGTGGAAAGAGTGGAAGTATTTAGTGATTCACAGTTGGTTGTAAATCAGGTCAACGGGAGCTTTGAAGCTAAGGAGCCTCAGTTGCACTCTTACCAAACATTATCAAAAGCCTTCATGCAACGTTTTAAATCGGCCTCTCTCTCTCACATCCCCCGGAAAGCAAACCGTCATGCAGATGCCCTCGCCCGGCTAGCCACCGAAGGGCCTGGGAAAGGCAGAAAGAAGGCAAGGATTGAGGTGCTTAGGCAGCCTAGTGTCAGTAAGACAATCTCTGAGATATTCATGGTCGAGGCGGGACCCGGAGAGCCAACGTGGATGGACCCCATAATCGAGTTCATGAAGGCAGGGGTACGCCTGGAGGACAGGCGGCAGGCACGAAAGTTGCAATCGAGATGTGCTAGGTACACCCTCATGAACGGGAAGTTATACCGCATAGGTTACAATCTCTCAAACCTCAGGTGCGTGACAGAGGAAGAAGGAGAAGTGATCATGGGAGAAATCCATGAAAGGGTGTGCGGGAATCATTCTCGATCCCGGTCGTTAGCACACAAAGCGTTACACACAGGGTTCTTCTGGCCCAACATGGGCGCCATGGCGGATAAGATGTCGGCGAGATGCCGTAAATGCCATTTGCACGCCAACGGGATACATTCCCCTTCCATTGCCCTATCAATATTGTTGTCACCCTGGCCTTTTGCACAGTGGGGCCTTGGTCTCATTGGGATACTGCCTACGGCTCCGGGCCAGTTCAA ATTCGGGGTCCAGGAGACAATCGTCACTGACAATGGCACACAATTCAATAATAACCATATGATTGAATTCACGAAGGGCATGGGTACCAAGATGGTCTTCGCGTCGGTGGCGCACCCGTAG